One window of the Pan troglodytes isolate AG18354 chromosome 12, NHGRI_mPanTro3-v2.0_pri, whole genome shotgun sequence genome contains the following:
- the LOC104004959 gene encoding collagen alpha-1(I) chain-like isoform X2 — protein MFLDPAVAGAAGREVGRSPWGGVAGLEPRRITGEGRGGAESLPGGERRGRVQRRGPAGGSGGVRQGGKREARSAPPRPGVPGPPPPPEPTAARGLLELGGLRARALYRARERGCGGAGAPGEGTELGPRRGLQATPPARSRTSGAFPASHWPPPIFFLPGRGLEASGRGRRPGRPVWRVALGPSGCRRVAAGRHGSSPPGLRGRRAPISRMKNECG, from the exons ATGTTTCTGGATCCCGCAGTGGCCGGAGCGGCAGGCCGGGAGGTCGGGAGAAGCCCTTGGGGCGGCGTGGCCGGGCTTGAGCCACGACGAATAACGGGCgaggggcggggaggggccgAAAGTTTGCCGGGGGGCGAGAGGAGAGGGCGAGTGCAGCGGCGCGGGCCGGCGGGAGGGTCCGGCGGAGTGCGGCAGGGGGGAAAGAGAGAAGCGAGGAGCGCTCCTCCGCGCCCCGGGGTGCCCGGCCCGCCCCCCCCCCCGGAGCCGACGGCAGCTCGCGGACTGCTGGAACTCGGCGGCCTGCGAGCGCGCGCCCTATATAGAGCCCGGGAGCGCGGCTGCGGCGGGGCGGGCGCGCCGGGGGAGGGGACAGAACTCGGCCCCCGCCGGGGTCTCCAGGCAACGCCGCCCGCCCGCTCGCGGACGTCAGGCGCCTTCCCGGCCTCCCATTGGCCGCCGCCAATTTTTTTCCTCCCGGGGAGGGGGCTGGAGGCCTCCGGGCGGGGCCGGCGGCCCGGGCGGCCGGTGTGGCGTGTAGCTCTCGGCCCCAGTGGATGCCGCCGGGTGGCGGCGGGAAGGCACGGCTCTTCTCCTCCGGGGCTGCGCGGTCGGAGAGCCCCG ATCAGTAGGATGAAAAATGAATGCGGATGA
- the LOC104004959 gene encoding collagen alpha-1(I) chain-like isoform X1 yields the protein MFLDPAVAGAAGREVGRSPWGGVAGLEPRRITGEGRGGAESLPGGERRGRVQRRGPAGGSGGVRQGGKREARSAPPRPGVPGPPPPPEPTAARGLLELGGLRARALYRARERGCGGAGAPGEGTELGPRRGLQATPPARSRTSGAFPASHWPPPIFFLPGRGLEASGRGRRPGRPVWRVALGPSGCRRVAAGRHGSSPPGLRGRRAPVRLAWPGFCSPGRVFPCPVLRGGPVELLAPTFGFVLGAGIAKCQNIATIPAARRVCKGCPGQEAGARGLRPVGGGSSPTARGVAVGVGVATRAAAAAVLPVEPGLVSPPPPRPGSVNRA from the coding sequence ATGTTTCTGGATCCCGCAGTGGCCGGAGCGGCAGGCCGGGAGGTCGGGAGAAGCCCTTGGGGCGGCGTGGCCGGGCTTGAGCCACGACGAATAACGGGCgaggggcggggaggggccgAAAGTTTGCCGGGGGGCGAGAGGAGAGGGCGAGTGCAGCGGCGCGGGCCGGCGGGAGGGTCCGGCGGAGTGCGGCAGGGGGGAAAGAGAGAAGCGAGGAGCGCTCCTCCGCGCCCCGGGGTGCCCGGCCCGCCCCCCCCCCCGGAGCCGACGGCAGCTCGCGGACTGCTGGAACTCGGCGGCCTGCGAGCGCGCGCCCTATATAGAGCCCGGGAGCGCGGCTGCGGCGGGGCGGGCGCGCCGGGGGAGGGGACAGAACTCGGCCCCCGCCGGGGTCTCCAGGCAACGCCGCCCGCCCGCTCGCGGACGTCAGGCGCCTTCCCGGCCTCCCATTGGCCGCCGCCAATTTTTTTCCTCCCGGGGAGGGGGCTGGAGGCCTCCGGGCGGGGCCGGCGGCCCGGGCGGCCGGTGTGGCGTGTAGCTCTCGGCCCCAGTGGATGCCGCCGGGTGGCGGCGGGAAGGCACGGCTCTTCTCCTCCGGGGCTGCGCGGTCGGAGAGCCCCGGTACGTTTAGCGTGGCCGGGATTCTGCAGCCCTGGACGTGTCTTTCCCTGCCCTGTTCTCCGAGGCGGACCTGTGGAGCTTTTAGCTCCCACCTTCGGTTTTGTACTGGGCGCGGGAATTGCAAAATGCCAGAATATCGCAACCATCCCCGCGGCCCGGCGGGTTTGCAAAGGGTGCCCCGGCCAGGAGGCGGGGGCTCGGGGCCTGCGTCCAGTCGGTGGCGGCTCCAGCCCGACTGCACGTGGAGtcgcggtgggggtgggggtggccacGCGGGCGGCCGCCGCGGCAGTCTTGCCGGTGGAGCCCGGGCTCGTTTctccgccccctccccgcccaggCTCAGTAAACAGGGCTTGA
- the ZFP36L2 gene encoding mRNA decay activator protein ZFP36L2: MSTTLLSAFYDVDFLCKTEKSLANLNLNNMLDKKAVGTPVAAAPSSGFAPGFLRRHSASNLHALAHPAPSPGSCSPKFPGAANGSSCGSAAAGGPTSYGTLKEPSGGGGTALLNKENKFRDRSFSENGDRSQHLLHLQQQQKGGGGSQINSTRYKTELCRPFEESGTCKYGEKCQFAHGFHELRSLTRHPKYKTELCRTFHTIGFCPYGPRCHFIHNADERRPAPSGGASGDLRAFGTRDALHLGFPREPRPKLHHSLSFSGFPSGHHQPPGGLESPLLLDSPTSRTPPPPSCSSASSCSSSASSCSSASAASTPSGAPTCCASAAAAAAAALLYGTGGAEDLLAPGAPCAACSSASCANNAFAFGPELSSLITPLAIQTHNFAAVAAAAYYRSQQQQGLAPPAQPPAPPSATLPAGAAAPPSPPFSFQLPRRLSDSPVFDAPPSPPDSLSDRDSYLSGSLSSGSLSGSESPSLDPGRRLPIFSRLSISDD; encoded by the exons ATGTCGACCACACTTCTGTCCGCCTTCTACGATGTCGACTTCTTGTGCAAG ACGGAGAAATCCCTGGCCAACCTCAACCTGAACAACATGCTGGACAAGAAGGCTGTGGGGACGCCTGTGGCCGCCGCCCCCAGCTCGGGCTTCGCGCCGGGCTTCCTCCGACGGCACTCGGCCAGCAACCTGCATGCACTCGCCCACCCCGCGCCCAGCCCCGGCAGCTGCTCGCCCAAGTTCCCGGGCGCCGCTAACGGCAGCAGCTGCGGCAGCGCGGCGGCCGGCGGCCCGACCTCCTACGGCACCCTTAAGGAGCCGTCGGGGGGCGGCGGCACAGCCCTGCTCAACAAGGAGAACAAATTCCGGGACCGCTCGTTTAGCGAGAACGGCGATCGCAGCCAGCACCTCCTGcacctgcagcagcagcagaaggggGGCGGCGGCTCCCAGATCAACTCCACGCGCTACAAGACCGAGCTGTGCCGGCCCTTCGAGGAGAGCGGCACGTGCAAGTACGGCGAAAAGTGCCAGTTCGCGCATGGCTTCCACGAGCTGCGCAGCCTGACTCGCCATCCGAAGTACAAGACCGAGCTGTGCCGCACCTTTCACACCATCGGCTTCTGCCCTTACGGGCCGCGCTGCCACTTCATCCACAACGCGGACGAGCGGCGGCCCGCGCCGTCGGGGGGCGCCTCCGGGGACCTGCGTGCCTTTGGCACGCGCGATGCGTTGCACCTGGGCTTCCCGCGGGAGCCGCGGCCCAAGCTGCACCACAGCCTCAGCTTCTCCGGCTTCCCGTCGGGCCACCATCAGCCCCCGGGCGGCCTCGAGTCGCCGCTGCTGCTCGACAGCCCCACGTCGCGCACGCCGCCGCCGCCCTCCTGCTCTTCGGCCTCGTCCTGCTCCTCCTCCGCTTCCTCCTGTTCCTCGGCCTCCGCGGCCTCCACGCCCTCGGGCGCCCCGACATGCTGCGCCTCCGCGGCGGCCGCGGCTGCGGCCGCTCTGCTGTACGGCACCGGGGGCGCCGAGGACCTGCTGGCGCCGGGGGCCCCGTGCGCGGCCTGCTCGTCGGCCTCGTGCGCCAACAACGCCTTCGCCTTCGGCCCGGAGCTCAGCAGCCTCATCACGCCGCTCGCCATCCAGACCCACAACTTTGCCGCCGTGGCCGCCGCCGCCTACTACCGCAGTCAGCAGCAGCAGGGCCTGGCGCCCCCCGCGCAGCCCCCGGCGCCGCCCAGCGCGACCCTCCCCGCCGGGGCCGCCGCACCTCCCTCGCCGCCCTTCAGCTTCCAGCTGCCGCGCCGCCTGTCCGACTCGCCCGTGTTCGACGCGCCCCCCAGCCCCCCGGACTCGCTGTCGGACCGCGACAGCTACCTAAGCGGCTCCCTGAGCTCCGGCAGCCTCAGCGGCTCTGAGTCTCCCAGCCTCGACCCTGGCCGCCGCCTGCCAATCTTCAGCCGCCTCTCCATCTCCGACGACTGA